A genome region from Streptomyces pratensis includes the following:
- a CDS encoding Ku protein, with the protein MRSIWNGSISFGLVSIPVKLMNATENHSISFRQIHLADGGRIRYRKVCELDEEEVPAAETVKAFEDADGTVIPVTDEDLASLPLPTAKTIEIEGFVPAAAIDPLQLDSAYYLSANGVPAAKPYALLREALRRSGKVAVAKYALRGRERLGMLRVVDDVIAMHGLLWPDEIRAPEGVAPESGVKVRDAELDLADALMNTLGDTDMDTLHDDYREAVEELVAAKAAGEPVAEEESGKPEGKVIDLMAALESSVRAAKESKGDAGDGEDADVHPIEGRRPRSGGSRSAAAPKRTARKGGGTRAAQETAPKRAPAKKAPAKKAAAEEGKPARKTAAKKATGKKTAAKKTAAKKTSQGTRKRTSA; encoded by the coding sequence GTGAGATCCATCTGGAACGGCTCCATCTCGTTCGGTCTGGTCAGCATCCCGGTCAAGCTCATGAACGCCACGGAGAACCACTCGATCTCCTTCCGGCAGATCCACCTCGCCGACGGTGGCCGGATCCGCTACCGCAAGGTGTGCGAGCTGGACGAGGAGGAAGTGCCGGCCGCCGAGACCGTCAAGGCGTTCGAGGACGCCGACGGCACGGTCATCCCCGTGACCGACGAGGATCTCGCCTCGCTCCCGCTCCCCACGGCCAAGACGATCGAGATCGAGGGATTCGTGCCCGCCGCGGCGATCGACCCCCTCCAGCTGGACTCGGCGTACTACCTCTCGGCCAACGGCGTCCCGGCCGCCAAGCCCTACGCCCTGCTGCGCGAGGCGCTGAGGCGCAGCGGCAAGGTCGCCGTGGCGAAGTACGCGCTGCGCGGGCGGGAGCGGCTCGGCATGCTGCGGGTGGTCGACGACGTGATCGCGATGCACGGTCTGCTGTGGCCGGACGAGATCAGAGCCCCGGAAGGCGTCGCCCCGGAGTCCGGCGTCAAGGTCCGCGACGCGGAGCTGGACCTTGCGGACGCGCTGATGAACACGCTCGGCGACACCGACATGGACACCCTGCACGACGACTACCGCGAGGCGGTCGAGGAGCTCGTCGCGGCGAAGGCGGCCGGTGAACCCGTCGCGGAGGAGGAGTCGGGGAAGCCCGAGGGCAAGGTGATCGACCTCATGGCGGCGCTGGAGAGCAGTGTGCGGGCGGCGAAGGAGTCGAAGGGGGACGCGGGGGACGGCGAGGACGCCGACGTCCATCCGATCGAGGGCCGCAGGCCGCGGTCCGGCGGGAGCCGGAGCGCCGCCGCCCCGAAGAGGACGGCCCGCAAGGGCGGGGGGACGCGGGCGGCGCAGGAGACCGCTCCTAAGAGAGCCCCCGCGAAGAAGGCCCCCGCGAAGAAGGCGGCGGCGGAGGAGGGGAAGCCCGCCAGGAAGACTGCCGCCAAGAAGGCCACGGGGAAGAAGACCGCGGCTAAGAAGACCGCGGCGAAGAAGACCTCCCAGGGCACCCGGAAGCGCACCTCGGCCTGA
- the ligD gene encoding non-homologous end-joining DNA ligase has translation MTPITEVEGRRLALSNLDKVLYPSTGTTKGEVLHYYAATAAGVMLPHLRDRPLSFLRYPDGPEGLRFFTKNPPPGTPDWVRTALVPRSDDPDARQVLAQDLPSLMWAANLVVEFHTHQWRQDSPAVADRMVFDLDPGPPASVVECCVVALWLRERLAEDGLPSYGKTSGSKGLHLLVPLEPAPSEAVTAYAKKLAVEAQGALPDLAVHRMTRALRPGKVFVDFSQNAAAKTTAAPYTLRAKGSPAVSAPVTWEEIEACGAPGDLLFLAGDMAARLELHGDLLGPLTDPGHARPLPGD, from the coding sequence ATGACGCCGATCACGGAGGTGGAGGGGCGGCGCCTGGCGCTCAGCAATCTCGACAAGGTGCTCTACCCGTCCACCGGCACGACCAAGGGCGAGGTGCTGCACTACTACGCGGCCACGGCGGCGGGTGTGATGCTGCCGCACCTGCGCGACCGCCCGCTGTCCTTCCTCCGGTACCCGGACGGCCCGGAAGGGCTGCGTTTCTTCACCAAGAATCCGCCGCCCGGTACACCCGACTGGGTGCGCACGGCCCTGGTCCCCCGCAGCGACGACCCCGATGCCCGGCAGGTGCTCGCGCAGGACCTGCCGTCGCTGATGTGGGCGGCGAACCTGGTGGTGGAGTTCCACACGCATCAGTGGCGGCAGGACTCCCCAGCCGTGGCCGACCGCATGGTGTTCGACCTGGACCCCGGGCCGCCCGCGAGCGTCGTCGAGTGCTGCGTGGTCGCCCTCTGGCTGAGGGAGCGGCTGGCGGAGGACGGGCTGCCCTCCTACGGGAAGACCTCCGGCTCCAAGGGACTGCATCTGCTCGTCCCCCTGGAGCCCGCGCCGTCCGAGGCAGTGACGGCCTACGCGAAGAAACTGGCGGTGGAGGCGCAGGGGGCCCTGCCCGATCTGGCCGTGCACCGGATGACGCGCGCTCTGCGCCCGGGAAAGGTGTTCGTGGATTTCAGCCAGAACGCGGCGGCGAAGACCACCGCGGCCCCCTACACGCTGCGCGCGAAGGGCAGCCCGGCCGTCTCCGCGCCCGTCACGTGGGAGGAGATCGAGGCCTGCGGGGCTCCCGGCGACCTCCTCTTCCTCGCCGGTGACATGGCCGCGCGGCTGGAGCTGCACGGCGACCTGCTCGGTCCGCTGACCGATCCCGGGCACGCCAGGCCCCTGCCGGGCGACTGA